A genomic stretch from Halobellus sp. LT62 includes:
- a CDS encoding acyltransferase: MSDDDTRRHDRLQRHPTPGPSNSLRYWTDAKPVWRVVLNYLLVWVARIAPSLRARSWALRRLGVTVGEGVSWGLEATPDVFWPELITLGDHVVVGYDSVILCHEFLQEEYRTGEVVVGDRAMIGAKAVILPGVRIGEGAQVAANSLVTRDVPPGVTVAGVPARPMGGSDDGDAAPGVADRDA; the protein is encoded by the coding sequence GTGAGCGACGACGACACCCGCAGACACGACCGCCTCCAGCGACACCCGACGCCCGGCCCGTCGAACTCGCTGCGGTATTGGACCGACGCGAAGCCCGTCTGGCGGGTCGTGCTCAACTACCTCCTCGTGTGGGTCGCGCGCATCGCCCCGTCGCTCCGCGCGCGGAGTTGGGCACTCCGTCGGCTCGGCGTCACCGTCGGCGAGGGCGTCTCGTGGGGCCTCGAAGCGACGCCGGACGTGTTCTGGCCCGAACTGATCACGCTCGGCGATCACGTCGTCGTCGGCTACGACTCGGTGATCCTCTGTCACGAGTTCTTACAGGAGGAGTACCGGACGGGCGAGGTCGTCGTCGGCGACCGCGCGATGATCGGCGCGAAAGCCGTCATCCTCCCGGGCGTCCGGATCGGCGAGGGCGCGCAGGTGGCCGCAAACTCGCTCGTCACGCGTGACGTGCCGCCGGGTGTGACGGTCGCGGGCGTGCCGGCGCGGCCGATGGGCGGGAGCGACGACGGAGACGCGGCACCCGGCGTGGCGGATCGAGACGCCTAG
- a CDS encoding AbrB/MazE/SpoVT family DNA-binding domain-containing protein: MSSTDSGTGDEYGEAEINDRGRLTIPKALREELHIEGGTTFTVIREGGDIRLVRQLPELQTLSSGRSTEEWKDDAFRDAGEATFGGR; the protein is encoded by the coding sequence ATGAGTTCGACAGATTCTGGGACGGGAGACGAGTACGGCGAGGCCGAAATCAACGACCGTGGTCGGTTGACGATCCCGAAGGCACTGCGGGAGGAGCTCCACATCGAGGGAGGAACGACGTTCACCGTGATCAGGGAGGGGGGCGACATCCGTCTCGTCAGACAGCTGCCTGAGTTGCAGACCCTCTCTTCGGGGAGATCAACGGAAGAGTGGAAGGACGACGCGTTTCGGGACGCCGGCGAGGCGACGTTCGGGGGACGGTGA
- a CDS encoding thioredoxin domain-containing protein produces the protein MNDVLGRNRLADEQSPYLRQHADNPVHWQPWDEAALDAAEATDRPIFLSIGYSACHWCHVMAEESFEDEEVAAVLNDSFVPIKVDREERPDLDRVYQTICQLVTGGGGWPLSVWLTPEGKPFYVGTYFPKNENPQRGNVPGFLDVCRSFADSWGSESDREEIENRAQQWTDALRDNLETTDPGESDTGDGPAASSTVGGSASGDDGGALGNVAKAALRATDREHGGFGSGGPKFPQPGRIEALLRSYAHSGTDEARSAATTTLDAMAAGGIYDHVGGGFHRYATDREWTVPHFEKMLYDNAEIPRAYLAAYQLTGRDSYATIVRETFDFLAREFRHDDGGFFSTLDARSEGEEGKYYVWTPEAVQEAIDDERTAEIALDRFGVTPGGNFEGETVLTIDASIPDLADAYDCGEAEIVARLDEARPALFAAREGRVRPARDEKILASWNGLAISSLARGGLVLGDDSYTELAADALGFVREHLWDGDEKRLARRYKDGDVKGDGYLDDYAFLARGAFDLYQATGDVDHLAFAGALARVVVSEFYDGDAKTLYMTPSDGESLVTRPQELQDQSTPSSAGVATKLLLDLDAFAPDEGFDEVAGAVLDTHANRIRGRPLEHVSLALAADERARGGAEVVVAAPESDAAVPLLEPIRESLATTYLPDAVISPRPPTDDELGGWLDALELDDIPAIWKGRGMRDGEPTVYVCEGRTCSPPAHSLAEALGWFGETEDGDGNTA, from the coding sequence ATGAACGACGTTCTTGGGCGTAACCGGCTGGCCGACGAACAGAGCCCGTACCTCCGCCAGCACGCCGACAACCCGGTGCACTGGCAGCCGTGGGACGAGGCCGCGCTGGACGCCGCGGAGGCGACCGACCGTCCGATCTTCCTCTCGATCGGCTACTCGGCCTGCCACTGGTGTCACGTGATGGCCGAGGAGAGCTTCGAGGACGAGGAAGTCGCCGCCGTTCTCAACGACTCTTTCGTCCCGATCAAGGTCGACCGCGAGGAGCGCCCGGACCTCGACCGCGTGTACCAGACGATCTGCCAGCTCGTCACCGGCGGCGGTGGCTGGCCGCTCTCCGTGTGGCTCACACCGGAGGGAAAGCCGTTCTACGTCGGCACGTACTTCCCGAAGAACGAGAACCCCCAGCGCGGGAACGTCCCCGGGTTCTTGGACGTCTGTCGCTCTTTCGCCGACTCGTGGGGTTCGGAATCCGACCGCGAGGAGATCGAGAACCGCGCGCAGCAGTGGACCGACGCGCTGCGGGACAACCTAGAGACGACTGACCCCGGCGAATCGGACACCGGCGACGGTCCCGCGGCGTCCTCGACGGTCGGGGGATCGGCGAGCGGAGACGACGGCGGCGCGCTCGGAAACGTCGCGAAAGCGGCGCTCCGCGCGACCGACCGCGAGCACGGCGGCTTCGGTTCCGGCGGGCCGAAGTTCCCCCAGCCCGGGCGGATCGAGGCGTTGCTGCGGTCGTACGCGCACAGCGGAACCGACGAGGCGCGCTCGGCGGCGACGACGACGCTCGACGCGATGGCGGCGGGCGGGATCTACGACCACGTCGGCGGCGGCTTCCACCGCTACGCGACGGACCGCGAGTGGACGGTCCCGCACTTCGAGAAGATGCTCTACGACAACGCGGAGATCCCGCGGGCGTATCTCGCGGCCTACCAGCTCACCGGCCGGGACTCGTACGCGACGATCGTCCGCGAGACGTTCGACTTCCTCGCGCGGGAGTTCCGCCACGACGACGGCGGCTTCTTCAGCACGCTCGACGCCCGCAGCGAGGGCGAGGAGGGCAAGTACTACGTCTGGACGCCAGAGGCGGTCCAAGAGGCGATCGACGACGAGCGAACGGCGGAGATCGCGCTGGATCGCTTCGGCGTCACGCCCGGCGGCAACTTCGAGGGCGAAACCGTGCTCACGATCGACGCGTCGATTCCGGACCTCGCCGACGCGTACGACTGCGGCGAGGCGGAGATCGTCGCCCGACTCGACGAGGCTCGACCGGCGCTGTTCGCGGCGCGTGAGGGGCGCGTCCGTCCGGCTCGGGACGAGAAGATCCTCGCGTCGTGGAACGGCCTCGCGATTTCTAGCTTGGCTCGCGGTGGCCTCGTGCTCGGCGACGATTCGTACACCGAATTAGCCGCTGACGCGCTCGGATTCGTCCGCGAGCACCTGTGGGACGGAGACGAGAAACGCCTCGCGCGCCGGTACAAGGACGGCGACGTGAAAGGCGACGGTTACCTCGATGACTACGCGTTCCTCGCGCGCGGCGCGTTCGATCTGTATCAGGCGACGGGCGACGTCGACCACCTCGCGTTCGCGGGAGCGCTCGCTCGCGTCGTCGTCAGCGAGTTCTACGACGGCGATGCGAAAACGCTGTATATGACGCCGTCTGACGGCGAGTCACTCGTCACGCGTCCGCAGGAGTTACAGGACCAGTCGACGCCATCCAGCGCCGGAGTCGCGACGAAACTGCTTCTCGATCTCGACGCGTTTGCCCCCGACGAGGGGTTCGATGAGGTCGCCGGCGCGGTGCTCGACACACACGCGAACCGGATTCGGGGTCGACCGCTCGAACACGTCTCGCTGGCGCTCGCCGCCGACGAACGCGCGCGCGGCGGAGCGGAGGTCGTCGTCGCGGCCCCGGAGTCGGATGCGGCGGTCCCGCTGCTGGAACCGATTCGCGAGTCGCTCGCGACGACGTACCTCCCCGACGCCGTGATCTCACCGCGCCCGCCGACCGACGACGAGCTCGGCGGCTGGCTCGATGCGTTGGAACTCGACGACATCCCAGCGATCTGGAAGGGGCGGGGGATGCGCGACGGCGAGCCGACGGTCTACGTCTGCGAGGGGCGGACGTGCTCGCCGCCGGCGCACTCGCTGGCGGAGGCGCTGGGATGGTTCGGAGAGACCGAGGATGGCGACGGCAATACCGCGTAA
- a CDS encoding PQQ-binding-like beta-propeller repeat protein, producing the protein MVSRSPTGTPTVSRRRFLRFGAGAVAGTLGTAGCLGERGGDAADPTEAAPADASPADDAPPLDDGPTTRPGDLPEWTPDWTVSFDDSNVLGLDVDEATASGDTDADLLYATLSDDEGSSAVAAIDPAERSTVWRREMEGEAVGGSHAAYGRIARGGWGVTLTDDALYAVAGAADEREWTALHAFDRASGDRRWTFERDRELAVAGVSEGLVVARGLEFFPPPGVTPTSHQTPEEPLATVVYAIDATDGRLAWKREFTAVRDVAVSSRGACVATDDRLAGLDRDGDDRFALDATPATWVEVADDRLFVLSGAGEGATLSGVAPNGDVDWRLDAPVEELLLDGDRLYAGGEAVLAVETDGSVVWRDDDYGQWLLLAPDGDALYTRSGVGADAATAYDVSGAERWTFAPPSNDAWPEAATADAMVATAITGETADEPFKTVYAVDGDGEATAARGIDTVFDAIGLDGTAYLADGESNLHALSL; encoded by the coding sequence ATGGTCTCCCGCTCTCCCACAGGTACGCCCACTGTCTCCCGCAGACGGTTCCTCCGATTCGGTGCCGGGGCGGTCGCCGGGACGCTCGGAACGGCCGGCTGCCTCGGCGAACGCGGCGGAGACGCCGCCGATCCCACCGAGGCCGCTCCCGCAGACGCCTCGCCCGCGGACGACGCGCCGCCGCTGGACGACGGCCCCACCACGAGGCCGGGCGACCTGCCCGAGTGGACGCCCGACTGGACCGTCTCCTTCGACGACTCGAACGTCCTCGGTCTCGACGTCGACGAGGCGACCGCGTCGGGCGATACCGACGCCGACCTGCTGTACGCGACGCTGAGCGACGACGAGGGATCGTCGGCCGTCGCGGCGATCGACCCGGCCGAGCGGTCGACGGTCTGGCGGCGCGAGATGGAGGGTGAGGCGGTCGGCGGCTCCCACGCCGCCTACGGCCGGATCGCCCGCGGCGGCTGGGGCGTGACACTGACCGACGATGCCCTGTACGCCGTCGCGGGTGCGGCGGACGAGCGTGAGTGGACAGCTCTGCACGCGTTCGACCGGGCGAGCGGCGATCGCCGCTGGACGTTCGAGCGCGATCGCGAACTCGCAGTCGCGGGCGTTTCTGAAGGTCTCGTCGTCGCCCGCGGCTTGGAGTTCTTCCCACCGCCGGGTGTGACGCCGACGAGCCACCAGACGCCCGAGGAGCCGCTGGCGACCGTCGTCTACGCGATCGACGCGACCGACGGGAGGCTCGCGTGGAAGCGGGAGTTCACCGCGGTCCGGGACGTCGCCGTCTCCTCGCGGGGGGCCTGCGTCGCCACTGACGATCGCCTCGCCGGGCTCGATCGAGACGGCGACGACCGGTTCGCGCTCGACGCTACCCCCGCCACGTGGGTCGAAGTCGCCGACGACCGCCTGTTCGTCCTCTCGGGCGCGGGCGAGGGCGCGACGCTGTCGGGCGTCGCGCCGAACGGCGACGTCGACTGGCGTCTCGACGCGCCGGTCGAAGAGCTCCTCCTCGACGGCGACCGACTGTACGCGGGCGGCGAGGCCGTCCTTGCGGTCGAGACCGACGGGTCGGTCGTCTGGCGCGACGACGACTACGGGCAGTGGCTCCTCTTGGCCCCCGACGGCGACGCGCTCTACACGCGGTCGGGTGTCGGCGCGGACGCCGCGACGGCGTACGACGTCTCGGGCGCGGAGCGCTGGACGTTCGCCCCTCCGTCGAACGACGCTTGGCCGGAGGCCGCGACGGCCGACGCGATGGTCGCGACCGCCATCACCGGCGAAACGGCCGACGAGCCGTTCAAGACGGTGTACGCGGTCGATGGCGACGGCGAGGCGACCGCCGCGCGCGGCATAGACACGGTGTTCGACGCGATCGGTCTCGACGGCACCGCCTACCTCGCCGACGGCGAGTCGAACCTGCACGCGCTATCGCTCTGA
- the dacZ gene encoding diadenylate cyclase, whose product MSALSDLLGDVVSDVESVFLFSPSSSHYERFADADTDEDVVVVAPANDVDAETYVELPLDFDNVRDRIRFGVEGALEQGLVEEGDIVACSVRIFDGDPDGVVRVRVEEGMRSGIYDLFANSRADPSVIRDVFEVAIELGKKGQKGKPVGALFVVGDAGKVMNKSRPLSYNPFEKSHVHVGDPIVNVMLKEFSRLDGAFVISDSGKIVSAYRYLEPAAEGVDIPKGLGARHMAGAAITRDTNATAIVLSESDGLVRAFKGGQIILEIDPEEY is encoded by the coding sequence ATGTCGGCGCTATCGGACCTCTTGGGAGATGTCGTGTCGGACGTCGAGAGCGTGTTTCTGTTCTCGCCGAGCAGTTCCCACTACGAACGATTCGCCGACGCGGACACCGACGAAGATGTCGTCGTCGTCGCGCCGGCGAACGACGTCGACGCCGAGACGTACGTCGAACTGCCGCTGGATTTCGATAACGTCCGGGATCGAATCAGATTCGGCGTCGAGGGCGCGCTCGAACAGGGACTCGTCGAGGAGGGCGACATCGTCGCTTGCAGCGTCCGGATCTTCGACGGCGACCCCGACGGCGTCGTGCGAGTCCGCGTCGAGGAGGGAATGCGCTCGGGCATCTACGACCTCTTTGCGAACTCGCGGGCGGACCCAAGCGTCATCCGCGACGTCTTCGAGGTCGCGATCGAGCTGGGCAAGAAGGGCCAGAAGGGCAAACCCGTCGGCGCGCTGTTCGTCGTGGGCGACGCCGGAAAGGTGATGAACAAGTCCCGGCCGCTCAGCTACAACCCCTTTGAGAAGTCCCACGTCCACGTCGGCGACCCGATCGTGAACGTGATGCTCAAGGAGTTCTCCAGACTCGACGGCGCGTTCGTCATAAGCGACTCGGGGAAGATCGTCAGCGCCTACCGCTACCTCGAACCCGCCGCCGAGGGCGTCGACATCCCGAAGGGACTCGGCGCGCGGCATATGGCGGGCGCGGCGATCACCCGCGACACGAACGCGACGGCGATCGTCCTCTCTGAGTCCGACGGTCTCGTGCGGGCGTTCAAGGGCGGTCAGATCATTCTGGAGATCGATCCGGAGGAGTACTGA
- the proS gene encoding proline--tRNA ligase, giving the protein MSDEQELGITESKEYNTGEWYAEVVQKANLANYAPEGMSGFIVTRPRAYELWERIQGHLDGLFKQTGVQNAYFPLFIPESYLEREKDIVEGFDPEVAWVEKAGNQELEERLAVRPTSESIITPYISQWVRSHRDLPLRVNQWASVVRWEATETKPFFRTKEFLWQEGHTAHATREDAWNETMRRLDQYENTYEDLLAMPVLRGAKPEHDKFPGADTTTTVEALMPDGKSVQGATSHYLGTSFAEAFDITYTDEDEDSQIAHTTSWGLSWRAIGALIMTHSDDQGLVLPPAIAPEQLVIVPIWQADTKEDVLEYAEGISEELEGAGVRVELDDRDERNPGFKFNEWELKGVPIRMEIGPNEADDGTVTLVHRPDGESTEVDRADIAETVDSHFDEVYAKLYAAAEENLTENVREADSRADILGTIGQHGGYVKAPWCGEEDCETEIKDQIAAEIVMVPLDDDEGIHHDEDCAICGDDATETAYFAKSY; this is encoded by the coding sequence ATGAGCGACGAGCAGGAACTCGGCATCACCGAGTCGAAGGAGTACAACACCGGCGAGTGGTACGCCGAGGTGGTCCAGAAGGCCAACCTCGCGAACTACGCGCCCGAGGGGATGAGTGGCTTCATCGTGACGCGACCGCGCGCCTACGAACTCTGGGAACGGATTCAGGGTCACCTCGACGGTCTGTTCAAGCAGACCGGCGTCCAGAACGCCTACTTTCCGCTGTTTATTCCGGAAAGCTACCTCGAACGCGAGAAGGACATCGTCGAGGGGTTCGACCCCGAGGTCGCGTGGGTCGAGAAGGCGGGCAACCAAGAGCTCGAAGAGCGCCTCGCCGTGCGCCCCACCTCGGAGTCGATCATCACGCCGTACATCTCCCAGTGGGTCCGCAGCCACCGCGATCTACCCCTGCGAGTGAACCAGTGGGCGTCGGTCGTCCGCTGGGAGGCGACCGAGACCAAGCCGTTCTTCCGGACGAAGGAGTTCCTCTGGCAGGAGGGCCACACCGCGCACGCGACCCGCGAGGACGCGTGGAACGAGACGATGCGGCGGCTCGACCAGTACGAGAACACCTACGAGGACCTGCTCGCGATGCCCGTCCTGCGCGGCGCGAAGCCCGAACACGACAAGTTCCCCGGCGCGGACACGACAACCACAGTAGAAGCGCTGATGCCCGACGGCAAGTCCGTGCAGGGGGCGACATCTCACTACCTCGGGACGTCGTTCGCGGAGGCGTTCGACATCACCTACACCGACGAGGACGAGGACTCCCAGATCGCTCACACCACCTCGTGGGGACTCTCGTGGCGGGCGATCGGCGCGCTGATTATGACGCACTCGGACGATCAGGGCCTCGTGTTGCCGCCCGCCATCGCGCCCGAACAGCTCGTGATCGTCCCGATCTGGCAGGCGGACACGAAGGAGGACGTCCTCGAATACGCCGAGGGAATCAGCGAGGAGCTCGAAGGCGCCGGCGTCCGGGTCGAACTCGACGACCGCGACGAGCGCAACCCCGGGTTCAAGTTCAACGAGTGGGAGCTGAAGGGCGTCCCCATCCGAATGGAGATCGGTCCCAACGAGGCCGATGACGGAACGGTCACGCTCGTCCACCGACCCGATGGCGAATCCACGGAGGTCGACCGCGCGGACATCGCCGAGACGGTCGACTCGCACTTCGACGAGGTGTACGCGAAGCTGTACGCCGCCGCCGAGGAGAACCTCACTGAGAACGTCCGCGAGGCCGACTCCCGTGCCGATATCCTCGGGACGATCGGCCAGCACGGCGGCTACGTGAAAGCCCCGTGGTGCGGTGAGGAGGACTGCGAGACGGAGATCAAAGACCAGATCGCCGCCGAGATCGTGATGGTCCCGCTCGACGACGACGAGGGGATCCACCACGACGAGGACTGTGCCATCTGCGGCGACGACGCCACGGAAACCGCGTACTTCGCGAAGTCGTACTGA
- the purD gene encoding phosphoribosylamine--glycine ligase — translation MSETETVLLVGGGGREHAIARALSTDSACELYACASNRNPGTAALAAGFETVSETDVDGIVAYATDIDADLAVIGPESALEAGVADALDDAGIYTFGPDADAARIETDKAFQREFMEAESIPGCPDYAVFEDTEAACEYIEASDVDLAVKPAGLTGGKGVKVIGDQVDREGAKQYLRENDYDEVVLEERLIGEEFTVQAFVANGDVRPTPAVQDHKRAYEGDEGPNTGGMGSYSDAGPELPFMTSEDYADAVEILEAVVDALPEYKGVLYGQFMLGADGPKVVEFNARFGDPEATNTLPVLNTSFLDVLTAAREGESLPQLEFAGKATVCKYAVPDGYPTDPKSGAKITVDEESVGDALLFYASVDEREDGLYTTTSRSFAVVGVADSISEAEAQAEDALAAAGDGLRVRHDVGKAALVQRRIDHMNELRGE, via the coding sequence ATGTCAGAGACGGAGACGGTGCTTCTCGTCGGCGGCGGCGGACGCGAGCACGCGATCGCTCGCGCGCTGTCGACGGACTCGGCGTGCGAACTGTACGCGTGTGCGAGCAACCGGAACCCCGGAACCGCGGCGCTCGCGGCGGGGTTCGAGACGGTTTCGGAGACCGACGTCGACGGGATCGTCGCCTACGCGACCGACATCGACGCCGACCTCGCGGTCATCGGGCCCGAGTCGGCGCTCGAAGCGGGCGTCGCGGACGCGCTCGACGACGCCGGGATCTATACGTTCGGTCCCGACGCCGACGCGGCCCGGATCGAGACGGACAAGGCCTTCCAGCGGGAGTTTATGGAGGCCGAGTCGATCCCGGGCTGTCCAGACTACGCCGTCTTCGAGGACACCGAGGCCGCCTGCGAGTACATCGAAGCCTCCGACGTCGACCTCGCGGTCAAGCCCGCGGGCCTCACCGGGGGCAAGGGCGTGAAGGTCATCGGCGACCAAGTCGACCGCGAGGGGGCCAAACAGTACCTCCGCGAGAACGACTACGACGAGGTCGTCCTCGAAGAGCGCCTGATCGGCGAGGAGTTCACCGTCCAAGCGTTCGTCGCCAACGGTGACGTCCGACCGACCCCGGCCGTGCAGGACCACAAGCGCGCCTACGAGGGCGACGAGGGTCCGAACACCGGTGGGATGGGAAGCTACAGCGATGCCGGTCCCGAACTGCCCTTTATGACGAGCGAGGACTACGCCGACGCCGTCGAGATCCTCGAAGCCGTCGTCGACGCCCTGCCCGAGTATAAAGGGGTCCTCTACGGCCAGTTCATGCTCGGCGCGGACGGCCCGAAAGTCGTCGAGTTCAACGCCCGTTTCGGCGACCCGGAGGCGACGAACACGCTTCCCGTCCTGAACACCTCGTTCCTCGACGTGCTCACGGCCGCTCGCGAGGGCGAGTCGCTGCCGCAACTGGAGTTCGCCGGGAAGGCGACCGTCTGCAAATACGCCGTGCCTGACGGCTACCCGACAGATCCGAAGAGCGGCGCGAAGATCACCGTCGACGAGGAAAGCGTGGGAGATGCACTCCTGTTCTACGCCAGCGTCGACGAGCGCGAGGACGGCCTCTACACGACGACCTCGCGCTCGTTCGCAGTCGTCGGCGTCGCCGACTCGATCTCGGAGGCCGAGGCGCAGGCCGAAGACGCCCTCGCGGCCGCGGGCGACGGCCTCCGCGTCCGCCACGACGTCGGCAAGGCGGCCCTCGTCCAGCGTCGGATCGATCATATGAACGAACTCCGCGGGGAGTAA
- a CDS encoding mechanosensitive ion channel domain-containing protein: MAGFEPTQSTTSVASMQVDLGPLPDVVNAVPQAMWAALLVAVIGVLAALVLGLLTTRLLVRFGVPEAIEGTAFERTAREFDTSTVEVLGTLVRFFVLGITFLALLSIANITVAASFWSRTVEFVPQLFFAVVILIVGVVVGDKVQLMVGERLTGIKLPQIGVFPRVAKFTVFYIAILVALSQLGVATLALVVLLAVYLLALVALTAIALSDLLKSGAAGSYLLLNQPYSIGDEVAIGQRRGIVQEVNLFVTHVENDGEEFIVPNSAVFEEGVVRFRD, encoded by the coding sequence ATGGCGGGATTCGAACCGACGCAGTCGACGACGAGCGTCGCATCGATGCAGGTCGATCTCGGCCCGCTGCCGGACGTCGTTAATGCCGTCCCGCAGGCGATGTGGGCCGCGCTGCTCGTCGCGGTTATCGGCGTCCTCGCCGCGCTGGTGCTCGGTTTGCTGACGACCCGCCTACTGGTCAGGTTCGGCGTCCCCGAGGCGATCGAGGGAACGGCGTTCGAGCGGACCGCCCGCGAGTTCGACACCTCGACGGTCGAGGTGCTCGGGACGCTCGTCCGGTTTTTCGTCCTCGGGATCACCTTCCTCGCGCTCCTCTCGATCGCGAACATCACCGTCGCGGCGAGCTTTTGGAGTCGCACCGTCGAATTCGTCCCGCAGCTGTTCTTCGCCGTCGTCATCCTCATCGTCGGCGTCGTCGTCGGCGACAAGGTCCAACTGATGGTCGGCGAACGGCTCACCGGGATCAAGCTCCCGCAGATCGGCGTCTTTCCCCGGGTCGCGAAGTTCACCGTCTTCTACATCGCGATCTTGGTCGCGCTCTCGCAGCTCGGCGTCGCCACGCTCGCGCTCGTCGTCCTCCTCGCGGTGTATCTTCTCGCGCTCGTGGCGCTCACCGCCATCGCGCTCTCGGATCTGCTGAAATCCGGGGCCGCCGGATCGTACCTACTGTTGAACCAACCCTACTCGATCGGCGACGAGGTCGCCATCGGCCAGCGGCGGGGGATCGTCCAAGAAGTGAACCTGTTCGTCACCCACGTCGAGAACGACGGCGAGGAGTTCATCGTTCCCAACAGCGCCGTCTTCGAGGAGGGCGTCGTGCGGTTTCGAGACTGA
- a CDS encoding type II toxin-antitoxin system VapC family toxin translates to MRVLPDINALAIQLIDDHPGHPYVAERLVPALEGDRTLLMFGYLPLRVQWVLEELDFSTVQARNAVTSLLQYPMESVEVTPETVLDAYEISAEKNHDVYDCFYVALARRANADALVTTDRDFETLCDDEPFEYVNPVPQSVLSEFHTVNEDR, encoded by the coding sequence ATGCGCGTTCTCCCCGACATCAACGCGCTCGCGATCCAGTTGATCGACGATCATCCGGGACACCCGTACGTCGCAGAGCGACTCGTTCCGGCCCTCGAAGGCGATCGGACGCTACTGATGTTCGGATACCTTCCGCTTCGCGTGCAGTGGGTTCTCGAAGAACTCGATTTCTCGACCGTTCAGGCTCGAAACGCCGTGACGTCGCTGCTTCAATACCCGATGGAATCTGTCGAAGTCACCCCCGAGACGGTTCTCGACGCCTACGAAATCAGCGCCGAAAAGAACCACGATGTCTACGACTGTTTTTACGTCGCCCTCGCGCGGCGTGCGAACGCCGATGCACTCGTCACGACGGATCGCGACTTCGAGACGCTCTGTGATGACGAGCCCTTCGAGTACGTGAATCCGGTCCCGCAATCCGTCTTATCGGAGTTCCACACCGTGAACGAGGACCGATAA